The DNA sequence TTTGGTTTAATCCCAACAGCCATAACAACAAGGTCTGCTCTTGTTTCTGTACCGTCTTTAAAACGAACTAATTTTACTCGGTCTTTCCCGACAAGTTCAGAAGTTAGCTTAGGCATTAAAAAGTTCATCCCTTGTTTTTCTAACTCTGTACGTAGTAGTCGACCTGCATCAGAATCTAGCTGACGTTCCATTAAATAGTCTTGAATATGAACAACATCTACCTTCATTCCTAAATTTAGTAGACCACGAGCAGCCTCTAATCCAAGAAGGCCCCCTCCGATAACAACTGCTTTTTCATAGTTTTTAGCCGCGTCAATCATGGCCTCACAGTCAGAAATATTACGGAATGCAATAACGCCTTCTAAGTCAGCTCCTGGTAATGGAAGCATGAACGGGTGTGAGCCCGTTGCAATAATAGCGTAATCATAGGACATCTCTCTACCTTTGTCTGTTACTAGTGTTTTTTGTTCTTTATCTAGCTTTAGAACCGTTTCGCTAGTATACAATGTAATGTTGTTTTCTTCATACCATTCAATACTATTTAATTCGATATCTTTAATCGTTGTATCCCCTTGTAACACAGTTGAAAGGGCGATACGGTTATAGTTTACGTGTGGCTCACTACCGAATATCGTGATGTCAAAACGGTCTTTGCCTCCTACTTTAATAATTTCCTCTATTGTTCTTACCCCAGCCATTCCATTTCCAATTAAAACGAGTTTTTTCTTCTCCACTTTGTTTCCCCCCTAGTGTAGTGCATTGAGGTGTCTTTCTACTTTCACCGCCAATGTCGACCACTTCCTTGCTTCCTATGATGTTATTTTTACATACCTCCATTTTTTTGTAAGCAAGGTTGAAAGAAGATCTAACATCGTTTTTATATAATGGGCATAAATGAGAACCAATCCTTGTTTCTGGATTCTTTTTGTTCGATTCGCTTCTGCTGGTCGGATGGAGTACCGAAACTCTGGTCTGGGGTGAGCGATTATTTTTATTCGTTACCTGTTGGGTGGAGAAGACGGGGGCGGCGGGCACGATTATTCCTATTCGTTACGCTCGAGCTTGGAATCGTAGCTCAGCAGGCACGATTATTTCTATTCGTTACCGCTCGAGCTTGGAATCGTAGCTCAGCAGGCACGATTATTTCTATTCGTTACCGGGCGGGCTCTGAATCCTGGCTCTTCGGGCACGATTATTTCTATTCGTTACCGAGCGGGCGCGGAATCGTGGTTCAGAGGGCACGATTATTTCTATTCGTTACCAGGTGGGCTCTGAGTCCTGGCTCAGCGGGCACGATTATTCCTATTCGTTACCGAACGGGTGGGGAAACTTGGCTCTCCGGTAACGATTATCGCTATTCGTTACCGAACGGGTGGGGAAACTTGGCTCTCCGGTAACGATTATCGCTATTCGTTACCGGGTGAGTGAGCAAAAGCCACCATATGGTAACAAAAGAAAAGAGAATCATTAAAGGTAATCTGTTTATCACCTTGAGATTCTCTTATTATCTGCTTTTGTATACTCTATTTCCTGTCCTTTCGAATTTCTCTAATGACATGAGCTAGCTCTGGAAGGATAATTCGGTTCATCGCTAATGATACTGCTCCTGAAGAACCGGGCATTGAAAACACTGCAGTGCTTCCTCTTACCCCTGCAATCGCTCTACTCAAGATAGAAGCGGTCCCGATGTCTTCCACATAGCTTAAGTAGCGGAACAGCTCGCCAAAGCCTGGGATTTCTTTATCAAGACTATCCTTTACCGCTTCATGAGTTGTATCTCTTAGCGCTATCCCCGTTCCGCCATTAATTAGGACGGCATCGACATCACTTCGTTCACTTCCATTAATTATCCAACGCTGTACTTCACTATACTCATCTTTTACAATTTGATAATCCGTTACGATATAGCCCTTTTCCACTAAAAGGCGGGAAATCAGCTGACCACTTTTATCTGTTTCCTCTGTTCTCGTATCTGAGACGGTTACTACTAAACACTTTACGACGCTTGGTGCTTCTTGACGATGTTCTTGAACTGACATCTCAACACTCCCTTTTCTAACTTGTACATTTTTATCATAACAAAGATAATGATAAAATAAAGAGATGATTACACAAGGAGGCTCTATTATGTCAGATTTTACCCATTTCAACGAAGAAGGTCGTGCCAAAATGGTTGATATATCCGATAAGACGATAACAACTAGAACGGCGATTGCCCAAACAAGTGTTGAAGTAAACGAAGAAATATACAATAAAATTCAAGAACGAACGATGGGAAAAGGCGATGTATTAGCTGTCGCACAAGTGGCCGGGGTAATGGCTGCAAAAAAAACAGCGGATTGGATTCCGATGTGTCACCCGCTTTCCTTAACTGGGGTTAATATCTCTTTTGAATGGGATACAACTGAAAATCACCAGTTGCTTATTACAGTTGAAGTAAAAACTCAAGGGAAAACCGGAGTAGAAATGGAAGCCCTAACCGCAGCATCCGCAACTGCTCTAACTGTCTACGATATGTGCAAAGCAGTGGACAAAGGAATGATTATCGGGCCGACTTACCTTATAAAGAAAACCGGTGGAAAAAGTGGAGATTTTGAACGATAGCTTTTATTTAATGGGAGATTATCTTCTGTACATACCGACCACACTTGTTTTATTTTGCCCTTCTAAT is a window from the Bacillus alkalicellulosilyticus genome containing:
- a CDS encoding MogA/MoaB family molybdenum cofactor biosynthesis protein yields the protein MSVQEHRQEAPSVVKCLVVTVSDTRTEETDKSGQLISRLLVEKGYIVTDYQIVKDEYSEVQRWIINGSERSDVDAVLINGGTGIALRDTTHEAVKDSLDKEIPGFGELFRYLSYVEDIGTASILSRAIAGVRGSTAVFSMPGSSGAVSLAMNRIILPELAHVIREIRKDRK
- the moaC gene encoding cyclic pyranopterin monophosphate synthase MoaC, translating into MSDFTHFNEEGRAKMVDISDKTITTRTAIAQTSVEVNEEIYNKIQERTMGKGDVLAVAQVAGVMAAKKTADWIPMCHPLSLTGVNISFEWDTTENHQLLITVEVKTQGKTGVEMEALTAASATALTVYDMCKAVDKGMIIGPTYLIKKTGGKSGDFER